One segment of Brassica napus cultivar Da-Ae chromosome C3, Da-Ae, whole genome shotgun sequence DNA contains the following:
- the LOC106438484 gene encoding transcription factor MYB104-like yields MGKVRHDSGSGDEFAIDKAFHKGPWTSAEDQLLIAYVDKHGDGNWNAVQKHSGLSRCGKSCRLRWVNHLRPDLKKGSFTDKEEQRVIELHASMGNKWARMATELPGRTDNEIKNFWNTRVKRLQRLGLPIYPDEVREQAMNAAAQNGHNADSLDGHHSQESLELDCLEIPELNFKHLQLNGGSSFLQSMLSSVPTGNQMRQNPGLFQPNIYNVIASPYHQPPNRKRFREPETAFPYTGGYATDEHSAQLWNSPFVESTPGQFNVAPDSHFLGNATTYSSPSEPLIHGAEKLELPSFQCFDTQEEPGDWEAQHSNPMQAIESDNTLVLSSPLTDPTPSECPSSFCDGLLESVVYGSSGEKQTTTTDPDSPLLQSSLLGHIDITPATANTAGHNSSAETDLVHFGPTFSNERRTSFEGGDWIRQLLGEDRDYTK; encoded by the exons ATGGGTAAAGTTCGCCATGATTCCGGATCAGGCGATGAATTCGCAATAGACAAAGCATTTCACAAAGGCCCTTGGACATCAGCTGAAGACCAACTTCTGATAGCTTATGTTGACAAACATGGTGATGGTAACTGGAACGCTGTTCAAAAACACTCTGGCCTTTCTCGCTGTGGCAAAAGCTGCCGCCTTCGTTGGGTGAATCACCTCAGGCCTGATTTAAAGAAAGGCTCTTTTACCGACAAGGAAGAGCAGCGTGTCATCGAACTTCATGCTTCCATGGGTAACAAATGGGCACGAATGGCTACTGAA CTACCTGGTCGCACGGATAACGAGATCAAGAATTTCTGGAACACGAGAGTTAAGAGACTGCAGCGACTTGGCTTACCAATTTACCCTGATGAAGTTCGTGAGCAAGCCATGAACGCCGCAGCTCAAAATGGTCACAACGCAGACTCATTGGACGGTCATCATAGTCAAGAGTCTTTGGAGCTTGACTGTCTCGAGATCCCTGAACTTAATTTCAAGCACTTACAACTCAATGGTGGCTCCTCCTTCTTACAGTCGATGCTTAGCAGTGTTCCCACGGGCAACCAGATGAGACAGAATCCGGGCTTGTTTCAGCCTAATATCTACAACGTGATTGCATCTCCTTACCACCAACCGCCTAACCGCAAACGCTTCAGAGAACCAGAAACCGCGTTTCCTTACACGGGTGGTTATGCTACAGACGAACATAGTGCTCAGCTTTGGAACTCTCCTTTTGTCGAAAGCACTCCAGGACAGTTCAACGTTGCACCAGATAGCCATTTTCTTGGCAATGCTACTACATATTCTTCTCCTTCTGAGCCTCTCATTCACGGGGCTGAGAAGTTGGAGCTCCCTTCATTCCAATGTTTTGACACTCAAGAGGAGCCTGGCGATTGGGAAGCACAACACTCTAACCCAATGCAGGCTATTGAGTCAGACAATACTTTAGTCCTGTCGTCCCCTCTGACAGACCCGACACCATCCGAGTGTCCATCTTCATTCTGTGATGGATTGTTGGAATCAGTTGTCTATGGATCATCAGGGGAAAAACAGACAACTACTACGGATCCAGATTCCCCGCTGCTTCAGTCCTCTCTGCTTGGCCATATCGACATTACACCAGCCACCGCAAACACAGCAG GACACAACTCCAGTGCTGAAACCGATTTGGTTCATTTTGGTCCAACTTTCTCAAATGAGAGACGCACATCCTTTGAGGGCGGTGATTGGATAAGACAACTTCTTGGTGAGGATAGGGACTACACCAAGTAG
- the LOC106385513 gene encoding Holliday junction resolvase MOC1, chloroplastic-like, whose product MPTAYGQASHPPMCSLLLSKLRPLLSHSPPFFAAPFRRRRSLAFSALPTKTKAVDAALLKEKWLESLTLPSPEEHVVTRESSYVIGVDPDLSGALALLKINHVLASSEAQVFDTPHLPVLVGKRVRKRLDAKSIVQLIQSLDIPSGSTAYIEQSTPFPKDGKQGWYSGGFGFGFWIGTLVTSGFSVVPVPSALWKRHFQLAGGNCTKDDSRRVASDLFPLLSSQLQRKKDHGRAEALLIAAYGETLKHAKLLYTPQEFVSSEV is encoded by the exons ATGCCAACGGCGTACGGTCAAGCGTCACATCCTCCGATGTGTAGTCTCCTCCTCTCGAAGCTCCGACCTCTCCTCTCTCACTCGCCGCCGTTTTTCGCTGCTCCTTTCCGGCGGCGGCGGAGCCTCGCGTTTAGCGCACTTCCTACAAAGACGAAAGCCGTGGACGCAGCGTTGCTGAAGGAGAAATGGTTGGAGTCTCTCACTCTTCCCTCACCAGAAGAACACGTGGTGACTCGGGAGTCGAGTTATGTCATTGGGGTAGACCCAGACTTGTCCGGTGCTTTGGCTCTCTTGAAAATTAACCACGTCTTGGCTTCTTCTGAAGCTCAG GTCTTTGATACTCCTCACCTGCCGGTTTTAGTTGGGAAAAGAGTGCGGAAACGTTTGGATGCAAAGTCAATAGTTCAGTTGATTCAAAGTTTAGATATACCATCTG GAAGTACGGCGTATATAGAGCAGTCAACTCCCTTTCCTAAAGATGGGAAACAG GGTTGGTATAGCGGAGGttttggatttggattttggATAGGAACACTTGTTACGTCAGGCTTTTCGGTTGTCCCCGTTCCTTCAGCCTTGTGGAAGAGGCATTTTCAACTTGCTGGTGGTAACTGCACAAAG GATGATAGTAGACGAGTTGCATCGGACTTGTTTCCTCTGCTTAGTTCGCAACTCCAGAGGAAAAAGGACCATGGTCGAGCTGAAGCACTGCTCATTGCGGCATATGGGGAAACTCTTAAACACGCGAAATTGTTGTACACGCCTCAAGAGTTTGTCTCCTCTGAGGTTTAG
- the LOC106388393 gene encoding protein N-lysine methyltransferase METTL21A produces the protein MGSESEKGREEEEEEEEDIVCLDESFFVNDDYQLTTFTFGSNVLELYCLQSASTDFDLTGQLVWPGAMLMNGYLSDNADILQGCSVLEFGSGVGITGVLCSRFCRKVVFTDHNDEVLKILKKNIELHEHSSPSAELEAAKLEWGNTDHLGEILQKHSDGFDLILGADICFQQSSVPLLFDSVEQLLRIRGHGNCKFILAYVSRARQMDSAILKEGSQHGMLMNEVPGTRCTVGNLEGVIFEITLI, from the exons ATGGGCAGCGAAAGTGAGAAAgggagagaagaagaggaagaggaagaggaagatatAGTTTGCTTAGACGAGTCCTTCTTCGTCAACGATGA TTATCAGTTGACGACCTTTACGTTTGGGTCCAACGTTCTTGAGCTCTACTGTCTCCAATCAGCTTCAA CTGATTTTGATTTAACAGGGCAACTGGTTTGGCCTGGTGCTATGCTTATGAACGGTTATCTCTCAGATAATGCTGACATTCTCCAAGGGTGTTCCGTTTTGGAGTTTGGATCTGGCGTTG GTATAACAGGAGTCCTCTGTAGCAGATTTTGCCGCAAAGTTGTTTTTACTGACCACAACGACGAAGTGCTCAAG ATACTGAAGAAAAACATCGAGCTTCATGAACATTCAAGCCCCTCCGCTG AATTAGAGGCTGCAAAGCTAGAATGGGGAAACACTGATCATCTTGGTGAAATCTTACAGAAACACAGTGATGGCTTTGATCTTATTCTTGGAGCTGATATCT GCTTTCAGCAATCTAGCGTGCCGTTGCTATTTGACAGtgtagaacagcttcttcggaTCAGAGGACATGGAAATTGCAAGTTCATACTAGCATACGTATCACGGGCTAGACA GATGGACTCAGCGATCTTGAAGGAAGGCTCTCAGCACGGGATGCTGATGAATGAAGTTCCTGGGACTAGGTGTACCGTGGGGAACTTGGAAGGTGTTATATTTGAGATTACTCTTATATAA